Proteins encoded by one window of Anopheles maculipalpis chromosome 2RL, idAnoMacuDA_375_x, whole genome shotgun sequence:
- the LOC126558430 gene encoding structure-specific endonuclease subunit SLX1 homolog, giving the protein MSNVDEIEDFYGVYLLVSKSTNPKFAGRTYIGYTVDPNRRIKQHNRGEDAGGARRTSNRGPWTMVLIVHGFPNNISALRFEWAWQQPRISRRLKQIPELQKKLRKESNFEYNFRILSEMLRIGPWNRLPLVIRWFADEFHREFEAGKKPPLHMPICFGRMKKIKRKQQKTNVTGERAKAKQRVPNQAKSCKIAINYDFDEYDLLVMGGENIDDSPNHVIKEQTLPDTQDASVVISSDSECDDNGVNVEENGSQSTTTDCTICNRLMVLEEMEGQGDLVLRCLQPSCPLVCHPECLAASVLEPGQYVPVEGDCPVCEGHFLWGDIIRKANGCSDLVDDAENVGPLEVDDISDEEE; this is encoded by the exons ATGAGTAACGTAGATGAAATTGAAGATTTCTATGGTGTGTATTTATTGGTGAGCAAAAGTACGAATCCAAAGTTTGCCGGCCGCACGTACATCGGGTATACCGTCGATCCAAATCGTAGAATAAAACAGCACAACCGCGGTGAGGATGCTGGCGGTGCAAGACGAACGTCCAACCGTGGTCCATG GACGATGGTCTTGATTGTGCACGGATTTCCGAACAACATTTCAGCCCTACGG TTTGAATGGGCCTGGCAGCAACCTCGCATTTCCCGCCGACTGAAACAGATTCCAGAACTGCAGAAAAAGCTACGCAAGgaatctaactttgagtacaATTTTCGCATACTTTCGGAGATGCTGAGAATTGGGCCATGGAATCGGTTGCCGCTCGTAATACGCTGGTTTGCTGATGAATTCCACCGGGAATTTGAG GCAGGCAAAAAGCCACCCCTCCATATGCCCATCTGTTTTGGGCGAATGAAAAAGATAAAGCGTAAACAGCAAAAGACGAATGTGACGGGTGAAAGAGCGAAAGCAAAGCAGCGCGTACCGAATCAGGCGAAGAGCTGCAAAATAGCCATCAATTACGATTTCGATGAGTACGATCTGCTTGTGATGGGTGGTGAGAACATCGATGATAGTCCAAATCATGTCATCAAGGAGCAAACGTTACCAGACACACAAGACGCGAGTGTGGTAATTAGTTCCGATTCGGAATGTGACGACAACGGTGTGAATGTGGAGGAGAATGGGTCACAGTCGACAACGACCGATTGTACAATATGTAATCGGTTAATGGTTTTGGAGGAAATGGAAGGGCAGGGGGATTTAGTTTTACGATGCCTGCAGCCAAGCTGTCCTCTAGTTTGTCATCCGGAATGTTTGGCTGCATCTGTTCTAGAACCGGGTCAGTACGTTCCCGTCGAGGGAGATTGTCCCGTGTGTGAGGGACACTTTCTGTGGGGTGACATAATACGTAAAGCCAACGGGTGTAGCGATTTGGTGGATGATGCGGAAAACGTTGGCCCACTTGAGGTGGACGATATATCTGATGAAGAGGAGTAA
- the LOC126559476 gene encoding uncharacterized protein LOC126559476, whose protein sequence is MNTRQLLVVGLIVLLTVASLCDARRRFPNRRRGPSRKTLKQLYYESRETNTPNFVRLVLMRLIYGIATQMGVEERLDNVFGGAFVPPNAVDDSSDFFDVLSDESGEDFSFGL, encoded by the coding sequence ATGAACACCCGTCAGTTGCTGGTGGTCGGCCTGATCGTCCTGCTAACCGTGGCCAGCCTGTGCGATGCGAGGCGCCGTTTTCCCAACCGGCGGCGTGGTCCTTCGCGGAAAACGCTCAAACAGCTGTACTACGAGTCGcgcgaaacaaacacacccaacTTTGTCCGGCTGGTGCTGATGCGGCTGATCTACGGCATTGCGACCCAGATGGGAGTTGAGGAGCGGCTGGACAATGTGTTTGGTGGTGCATTCGTACCGCCGAACGCTGTCGACGATAGTTCGGACTTTTTCGACGTGCTGAGCGACGAAAGTGGAGAAGATTTTAGCTTCGGACTGTGA